From one Brachypodium distachyon strain Bd21 chromosome 4, Brachypodium_distachyon_v3.0, whole genome shotgun sequence genomic stretch:
- the LOC100833218 gene encoding protein SCAI isoform X2 translates to MTDGEGSGEYREFKALVEAADRKFARARDLPLYGGGDHHSRKAFKAYTRLWRLQQERRRELVAAGLRRWEIGEVASRIGQLYYARYLRTAEPRSLVGAYVFYEAIYSRGYFAASAAGGGGAGSGGKHQGLLIRYKELRFIARFLVVAMLMRRAEAVDHLVGRLRSLLDETKSAYPKTNFKEWKQVLQELGRFLKADGAYKGARSLRYDNLFDSYASNLASIARFHSKRVLKLKEAVLTSYRRNEVKFTELTLDTFRMLQCLEWEPTGSYQIAVKELTENGTMSDQSGPSGLIDIHLSTEISDGSLPSNPQKAILYHPSVSHLLAVLATICDELSQDSILLIYISASGSADQNPCQKYASSSSSRAKPTAAFCTDKPNPHTASDNHLWLGPRGSGGPNILYPEDLIPFTRYPLFLVIDSENSHAFKAGHT, encoded by the exons ATGACCGACGGCGAGGGCTCCGGCGAGTACAGGGAGTTCAAGGcgctggtggaggcggcggaccGGAAGTtcgcgcgggcgcgggaccTGCCGCtatacggcggcggcgaccaccacaGCCGGAAGGCCTTCAAGGCGTACACGCGCCTGTGGCGGCTGCAGCAGGAGCGGCGCCGGGAGCTCGTCGCCGCGGGGCTCCGCCGGTGGGAGATCGGCGAGGTGGCCTCGCGGATCGGCCAGCTCTACTACGCGCGCTACCTCCGCACGGCCGAGCCGCGGTCCCTCGTCGGTGCCTACGTGTTCTACGAGGCCATCTATAGCCGCGGCTACTTCGCTGCCTCcgcggcgggaggcggtggagcagggagcggcgggaagcaccagGGCCTCCTGATCCGGTACAAGGAGCTGCGTTTCATCGCCCGCTTCCTCGTCGTGGCCATGCTCATGCGGCGAGCCGAGGCGGTGGACCACCTCGTTGGCCGCCTCCGCTCGCTCCTCGACGAAACCAAGTCGGCATACCCC AAAACGAACTTCAAGGAATGGAAACAAGTGCTTCAAGAACTTGGGAGATTCTTGAAAGCTGATGGAGCATACAAGGGAGCGAGATCACTGAGATATGACAACTTGTTTGATTCTTATGCATCAAACCTGGCATCTATAGCAAGATTCCATTCAAAAAGAGTACTGAAACTGAAGGAAGCTGTATTGACAAGTTATCGCCGAAATGAG GTCAAGTTCACGGAGCTAACTTTGGACACTTTCAGAATGCTGCAGTGTTTAGAATGGGAGCCTACCGGGTCTTATCAGATAGCTGTTAAAGAACTTACAGAAAATGGCACTATGAGTGATCAGAGTGGACCCTCTGGTCTGATTGATATTCACCTTTCTACAGAAATCTCTGATGGAAGTCTTCCTTCAAATCCTCAGAAAGCAATCTTATACCACCCCTCGGTCTCTCATCTTCTAGCG GTTCTTGCGACAATCTGTGATGAGCTTTCCCAAGATAGCATTTTACTCATCTATATATCAGCATCAG GTTCTGCTGACCAGAATCCTTGTCAAAAGTATGCATCTAGCTCCTCATCACGTGCAAAGCCTACTGCTGCTTTTTGCACTGATAAGCCAAATCCACACACCGCTTCAGATAATCATCTATGGCTTGGTCCTCGTGGTAGTGGAG GTCCAAACATTCTTTATCCAGAAGATCTGATTCCATTTACAAGATACCCACTTTTCCTTGTAATTGACAGTGAAAATAGCCATGCATTCAAGGCAG GCCATACATAA
- the LOC100833218 gene encoding protein SCAI homolog isoform X1, translated as MTDGEGSGEYREFKALVEAADRKFARARDLPLYGGGDHHSRKAFKAYTRLWRLQQERRRELVAAGLRRWEIGEVASRIGQLYYARYLRTAEPRSLVGAYVFYEAIYSRGYFAASAAGGGGAGSGGKHQGLLIRYKELRFIARFLVVAMLMRRAEAVDHLVGRLRSLLDETKSAYPKTNFKEWKQVLQELGRFLKADGAYKGARSLRYDNLFDSYASNLASIARFHSKRVLKLKEAVLTSYRRNEVKFTELTLDTFRMLQCLEWEPTGSYQIAVKELTENGTMSDQSGPSGLIDIHLSTEISDGSLPSNPQKAILYHPSVSHLLAVLATICDELSQDSILLIYISASGSADQNPCQKYASSSSSRAKPTAAFCTDKPNPHTASDNHLWLGPRGSGGPNILYPEDLIPFTRYPLFLVIDSENSHAFKAIHNAEKGEPAALLLSPRIVPAMPGADSMGNGSQFTYFLTAPMQAFCQLAGITSDIDSDTYANAENILFSAMEQYEETLCTSVGLNNVWGQILPDPFLRRLILRFIFCRAVLFYFHPEEHVEHLPTCLPSLPESVSPKAKAIKTPILLLAENLVVSNRFHFGNKA; from the exons ATGACCGACGGCGAGGGCTCCGGCGAGTACAGGGAGTTCAAGGcgctggtggaggcggcggaccGGAAGTtcgcgcgggcgcgggaccTGCCGCtatacggcggcggcgaccaccacaGCCGGAAGGCCTTCAAGGCGTACACGCGCCTGTGGCGGCTGCAGCAGGAGCGGCGCCGGGAGCTCGTCGCCGCGGGGCTCCGCCGGTGGGAGATCGGCGAGGTGGCCTCGCGGATCGGCCAGCTCTACTACGCGCGCTACCTCCGCACGGCCGAGCCGCGGTCCCTCGTCGGTGCCTACGTGTTCTACGAGGCCATCTATAGCCGCGGCTACTTCGCTGCCTCcgcggcgggaggcggtggagcagggagcggcgggaagcaccagGGCCTCCTGATCCGGTACAAGGAGCTGCGTTTCATCGCCCGCTTCCTCGTCGTGGCCATGCTCATGCGGCGAGCCGAGGCGGTGGACCACCTCGTTGGCCGCCTCCGCTCGCTCCTCGACGAAACCAAGTCGGCATACCCC AAAACGAACTTCAAGGAATGGAAACAAGTGCTTCAAGAACTTGGGAGATTCTTGAAAGCTGATGGAGCATACAAGGGAGCGAGATCACTGAGATATGACAACTTGTTTGATTCTTATGCATCAAACCTGGCATCTATAGCAAGATTCCATTCAAAAAGAGTACTGAAACTGAAGGAAGCTGTATTGACAAGTTATCGCCGAAATGAG GTCAAGTTCACGGAGCTAACTTTGGACACTTTCAGAATGCTGCAGTGTTTAGAATGGGAGCCTACCGGGTCTTATCAGATAGCTGTTAAAGAACTTACAGAAAATGGCACTATGAGTGATCAGAGTGGACCCTCTGGTCTGATTGATATTCACCTTTCTACAGAAATCTCTGATGGAAGTCTTCCTTCAAATCCTCAGAAAGCAATCTTATACCACCCCTCGGTCTCTCATCTTCTAGCG GTTCTTGCGACAATCTGTGATGAGCTTTCCCAAGATAGCATTTTACTCATCTATATATCAGCATCAG GTTCTGCTGACCAGAATCCTTGTCAAAAGTATGCATCTAGCTCCTCATCACGTGCAAAGCCTACTGCTGCTTTTTGCACTGATAAGCCAAATCCACACACCGCTTCAGATAATCATCTATGGCTTGGTCCTCGTGGTAGTGGAG GTCCAAACATTCTTTATCCAGAAGATCTGATTCCATTTACAAGATACCCACTTTTCCTTGTAATTGACAGTGAAAATAGCCATGCATTCAAG GCCATACATAATGCAGAGAAGGGAGAGCCAGCCGCCTTACTTCTTTCTCCTAGGATAGTACCAGCCATGCCTGGTGCAGACTCTATGGGTAATGGAAGCCAATTTACATACTTCCTGACTGCTCCGATGCAAGCCTTCTGCCAACTAGCTGGGATAACCTCCGACATTGACAGC GATACATATGCTAATGCAGAAAACATACTTTTCTCTGCTATGGAACAATACGAAGAAACCCTCTGCACATCTGTTGGACTGAACAATGTCTGGGGACAAATTTTACCAGATCCATTTCTGAGGCGCCTAATTCTCAG GTTTATTTTCTGTCGAGCTGTGCTCTTCTATTTTCATCCTGAGGAACATGTTGAACATCTACCGACCTGCTTACCTAGTCTTCCAGAGTCGGTTTCTCCAAAAGCTAAAGCCATCAAGACTCCCATCCTTCTGCTTGCAGAAAACCTTGTTGTCAGCAACCGGTTTCATTTCGGCAACAAGGCATGA
- the LOC100840766 gene encoding peroxidase 17: MALGPHGRVSLLLAFAVSLAFVCPADGAVKELKAGYYGKTCPGAEETVRGVMARALAREPRGVASVMRLQFHDCFVNGCDGSVLMDATPTMAGEKESLSNINSIRSFEVVDQIKDALEKHCPGVVSCADIIVMAARDAVLLTGGPQWDVRLGREDSLTASRKASDDIMPSPRANASALIRLFAGYNLTVKDLVALSGSHSIGKARCFSVVTRLYNQSGSGRPDPHMDRAYRARMTALCPKGGDENVTVGMDATPVAFDNHYFKDLVRRRGFLNSDQTLFSDNARTRRLVGRFSKDQNAFFRAFAEGMIKMGELQNPNKGEIRRNCRVANGSPRAMEKQDVTSRGVHF; this comes from the exons ATGGCGCTCGGCCCCCATGGCCGCGTCAGCTTGCTCCTCGCCTTTGCCGTGTCGCTCGCGTTCGTATGCCCCGCCGACGGGGCCGTGAAGGAGCTGAAGGCCGGGTACTACGGCAAGACTTGCCCCGGCGCCGAGGAGACCGTCCGCGGCGTCATGGCCCGCGCGCTCGCCCgcgagcctcgcggcgtcgcctccGTCATGCGCCTCCAGTTCCATGACTGCTTCGTCAAC GGATGCGACGGGTCGGTGCTGATGGACGCGACGCCGACGATGGCGGGGGAAAAGGAGTCGCTGTCTAACATCAACTCGATCCGGTCGTTCGAGGTCGTCGACCAGATCAAGGACGCGCTGGAGAAGCACTGCCCCGGCGtcgtctcctgcgccgacatCATCGTCATGgccgcccgcgacgccgtTTTGCTG ACGGGTGGACCCCAGTGGGACGTGAGGCTCGGGCGCGAGGACAGCCTGACGGCGAGCCGGAAGGCCTCCGACGACATCATGCCGAGCCCGCGCGCCAACGCCAGCGCGCTCATCCGCCTCTTCGCCGGATACAACCTCACCGTAAAAGACCTCGTCGCGCTCTCGGGCTCGCACTCCATCGGCAAGGCCCGCTGCTTCTCCGTCGTCACCCGCCTCTACAACCAGTCGggctccggccggccggacccCCACATGGACCGGGCCTATCGCGCCAGGATGACCGCGCTCTGCCCCAAGGGCGGCGACGAGAACGTCACCGTCGGCATGGACGCCACTCCCGTCGCCTTCGACAATCATTACTTCAAGGACCTCGTCCGCCGTCGAGGGTTCTTGAACTCTGACCAGACGCTCTTCTCCGACAACGCTAGGACCCGGCGGCTCGTGGGACGGTTCAGCAAGGACCAGAATGCCTTCTTCAGGGCCTTCGCTGAAGGGATGATCAAGATGGGCGAGCTCCAGAACCCCAACAAGGGAGAGATACGGCGGAACTGTCGCGTCGCCAACGGTTCGCCGCGTGCGATGGAGAAGCAGGACGTGACATCCCGGGGTGTGCACTTCTGA
- the LOC100833529 gene encoding peroxidase 17 codes for MLSNSEHRAGGRRTKRPTWPRRTNRRRNPVPLALPSHQHHWLCASAFPFQPASRCLCPCGRVPFLYNHRQGPAFPSLLYQLLVRCHGRRISGATAALPLPSSLFPFASCSALPPSPPMAHPRGGVCPLLSLAVSLALLCGGADAALRELEVGYYARTCPGAEEIVRGVMARALSREPRSVASVMRLQFHDCFVNGCDGSVLMDATPTVPGEKEALSNINSLRSFEVVDQVKEALEEHCPGVVSCADIIVMASRDAVVLTGGPRWDVRLGREDSLTASQEDSDNIMPSPRANASTLIRLFAGYNLTITDLVALSGSHSIGQARCFSIVFRLYNQSGSGRPDPHMDPAYRAKLDALCPLGGDEEVTGGMDATPIVFDNQYFKDLVHLRGFLNSDQTLFSDNAGTRQVVAKFSEDQDAFFRAFADGMVKMGELQNPRKGEIRRNCRVANGSPSPRHKQVLLVQSLVQDY; via the exons ATGCTTTCCAACAGCGAGCACCGGGCCGGAGGCCGGAGGACCAAAAGGCCCACATGGCCGCGCCGCACTAATCGTCGTCGTAATCCCGTACCTTTGGCCCTTCCGTCCCACCAGCACCATTGGCTCTGCGCCTCTGCTTTCCCCTTCCAGCCTGCATCGCGTTGCCTTTGCCCGTGTGGCCGTGTCCCCTTTCTATATAACCACCGGCAGGGGCCGGCCTTCCCGAGTTTACTCTATCAACTACTGGTACGCTGCCACGGCAGAAGAATCTCAGGAGCAACCGCAGCGCTGCCACTGCCCTCTTCTCTCTTCCCCTTCGCGTCCTGCTCTGCTCTCCCCCCTTCGCCACCCATGGCGCACCCCCGCGGCGGCGTCTGCCcgctcctctccctcgccgtgTCCCTCGCGCTCCtgtgcggcggcgccgacgcggcCTTGAGGGAGCTGGAGGTCGGGTACTACGCCCGGACGTGCCCCGGCGCGGAGGAGATCGTGCGCGGGGTCATGGCCCGCGCGCTCTCACGCGAGCCCCGCAGCGTCGCCTCCGTCATGCGCCTCCAGttccacgactgcttcgtCAAC GGATGCGACGGGTCGGTGCTGATGGACGCGACGCCGACGGTGCcgggggagaaggaggcgcTGTCCAACATCAACTCCCTCCGCTCGTTCGAGGTCGTCGACCAGGTCAAGGAGGCGTTGGAGGAGCACTGCCCCGGCGtcgtctcctgcgccgacatCATCGTCATGGCCTCTCGCGACGCCGTCGTCCTG ACCGGCGGACCCCGTTGGGACGTGAGGCTTGGGCGCGAGGACAGCCTGACGGCGAGCCAGGAGGACTCGGACAACATCATGCCGAGCCCGCGCGCCAACGCGAGCACCCTCATCCGCCTCTTTGCCGGCTACAACCTCACCATCACCGACCTCGTCGCGCTCTCTGGCTCACACTCCATCGGTCAGGCCCGCTGCTTCTCCATCGTCTTCCGCCTATACAACCAGTCGGGCTCCGGTCGGCCTGACCCCCACATGGACCCAGCCTACCGCGCCAAGCTCGACGCGCTTTGCCCCCTGGGCGGCGATGAGGAAGTCACCGGCGGCATGGACGCCACCCCGATCGTCTTCGACAACCAGTACTTCAAGGACCTCGTCCACCTCCGGGGGTTCTTGAACTCAGACCAGACGCTCTTCTCTGACAACGCCGGTACTCGCCAGGTGGTGGCAAAGTTCAGCGAGGATCAGGACGCCTTCTTCAGGGCCTTCGCTGATGGCATGGTCAAGATGGGAGAGCTCCAGAACCCAAGGAAGGGGGAGATACGACGCAACTGCCGCGTCGCCAACGGCTCACCATCTCCGAGGCACAAGCAGGTCCTGCTCGTGCAGTCCCTGGTGCAGGACTACTAA